In a genomic window of Vulpes lagopus strain Blue_001 chromosome 13, ASM1834538v1, whole genome shotgun sequence:
- the SLC35B4 gene encoding UDP-xylose and UDP-N-acetylglucosamine transporter, which produces MRPAFAVGLVFAGCCSNVVFLELLARKHPGCGNIVTFAQFLFIAVEGFFFEADLGRKRPAIPIRYYAVMVTMFFTVSVVNNYALNLNIAMPLHMIFRSGSLIASMILGIIILKKRYSIFKYTSIALVSVGIFICTFMSAKQVTSESSSSENDGFQAFLRWLLGIGALTFALLMSARMGIFQETLYKQFGKHSKEALFYNHALPLPGFIFLASDIYDHAVLFNKSELYQVPVIGVTVPIMWFYLLMNVITQYVCIRGVFILTTECASLTVTLVVTLRKFVSLIFSILYFQNPFTVWHWLGTLFVFIGTLMYTEVWNNLGTTKSQLQKEDKKN; this is translated from the exons GAAGCATCCAGGATGCGGGAACATTGTGACATTtgcacagtttttatttattgctgtggAAGGCTTTTTCTTTGAAGCTGATTTGGGAAGGAAGCGGCCAGCGATCCCAATAAG GTACTATGCCGTGATGGTAACCATGTTCTTCACTGTCAGCGTGGTGAACAACTATGCCCTGAATCTCAACATTGCCATGCCCCTGCATATGATATTTAGATCT GGTTCTCTAATTGCCAGCATGATCCTAGGAATTATCATTTTGAAGAAGAG ATACAGCATATTCAAATACACCTCTATTGCCCTCGTGTCTGTGGGGATATTTATTTGCACTTTCATGTCAGCCAAGCAGGTG aCTTCCGAGTCCAGCTCAAGTGAGAATGATGGATTCCAGGCATTTCTAAGGTGGCTACTAG ggattggGGCACTGACTTTTGCACTTCTGATGTCAGCAAGGATGGGTATTTTCCAAGAGACCCTATACAAACAATTCGGGAAGCACTCCAAGGAGGCTTTGTTTTATAAC CATGCCCTTCCACTTCCTGGCTTCATCTTCCTGGCATCTGATATTTATGACCATGCAGTTCTATTCAATAAGTCAG AATTGTATCAAGTCCCAGTCATTGGTGTGACAGTGCCCATCATGTGGTTCTACCTCCTGATGAATGTCATCACTCA GTATGTGTGCATCCGGGGCGTCTTCATTCTTACCACAGAATGCGCCTCCCTTACTGTCACCCTTGTTGTGACTCTCCGCAAGTTTGTCAGCCTCATCTTTTCCATCTTGTACTTCCAGAACCCTTTCACTGTGTGGCACTGGCTGGGTACCTTGTTTGTCTTCATTGGGACCCTCATGTACACAGAAGTGTGGAACAACCTAGGGACCACCAAAAGCCAACTGCAGAAGGAGGACAAGAAGAACTGA